A section of the Saccharopolyspora gregorii genome encodes:
- a CDS encoding VanZ family protein, which produces MSIRVLPAVAAVLVAVALVVLLFVPYVAREHRKRGELRPGALLLFVAAVLYALGLVAYVLVPLPPIGPGFCEAFGDLRPQWRPFAGFDEVRRPGGLTELTGLVADPAVQQFGFNVLLFVPLGMFVRYLLREGFGGTALAGFMVSLAVELTQLTGIWFLYPCPYRLFDVDDLIANTSGAVLGALLAPVLRLVPGQRGAAGSGEPRPVGSYRRLLGMLCDLLLLWWLGLALARGADLLLRVAEVRPPVAAQAWSEAAALWFAPAVLLLIATAAGRGSSLGQHAVLLRVVVDGRRPGWRAVLRRWLVGLGGLALVEGVLAVLWPVAGLPVAVVWCAVHALAVPRSARCRGLSGKVAGTELVDARALTATDR; this is translated from the coding sequence GTGAGCATCCGGGTGCTGCCCGCGGTGGCCGCCGTCCTGGTGGCGGTGGCGCTGGTGGTGCTGCTGTTCGTGCCCTACGTGGCCCGCGAGCACCGCAAGCGCGGCGAGCTGCGGCCCGGCGCGCTGCTGCTGTTCGTGGCCGCGGTGCTCTACGCGCTCGGCCTGGTGGCGTACGTGCTGGTGCCGCTGCCGCCGATCGGCCCCGGGTTCTGCGAGGCGTTCGGCGACCTGCGGCCGCAGTGGCGGCCCTTCGCCGGGTTCGACGAGGTCCGGCGGCCCGGCGGCCTGACCGAGCTGACCGGGCTGGTCGCGGATCCCGCGGTGCAGCAGTTCGGGTTCAACGTGCTGCTGTTCGTGCCGCTGGGCATGTTCGTGCGCTACCTGCTGCGGGAGGGCTTCGGCGGCACCGCGCTCGCCGGGTTCATGGTGTCGCTGGCGGTGGAGCTCACCCAGCTCACCGGGATCTGGTTCCTGTACCCGTGCCCGTACCGGCTGTTCGACGTGGACGACCTGATCGCGAACACCTCGGGCGCGGTGCTGGGGGCGCTGCTGGCACCGGTGCTGCGGCTGGTCCCCGGTCAGCGCGGCGCCGCCGGGTCCGGGGAGCCGCGGCCGGTCGGGAGCTACCGCCGGTTGCTGGGGATGCTCTGCGACCTGCTGCTGCTGTGGTGGCTGGGCCTGGCGCTGGCCCGCGGCGCGGACCTGCTGCTGCGGGTCGCCGAGGTGCGGCCGCCCGTCGCGGCGCAGGCCTGGTCGGAGGCGGCGGCGCTGTGGTTCGCGCCCGCCGTGCTGCTCCTGATCGCCACCGCGGCGGGGCGCGGCAGCTCGCTCGGCCAGCACGCGGTGCTGCTGCGCGTCGTCGTCGACGGGCGGCGCCCCGGGTGGCGCGCGGTGCTGCGGCGCTGGCTGGTGGGCCTGGGCGGTCTGGCCCTCGTCGAGGGCGTGCTCGCGGTGCTGTGGCCCGTGGCGGGGCTCCCGGTCGCGGTGGTGTGGTGCGCGGTGCACGCGCTGGCCGTGCCGCGCAGCGCGCGGTGCCGCGGGTTGAGCGGGAAGGTCGCGGGCACCGAGCTGGTGGACGCCCGCGCGCTCACCGCGACCGACCGCTGA
- a CDS encoding YbhB/YbcL family Raf kinase inhibitor-like protein: MSLQRPIDPDPYSLLPEVPAFTLTSKDVAADEQLDLAHVHSGMGAGGGNRSPQLSWEGFPAGTQSFVVTCFDPDAPIPGGFWHWTLVDVPAAVTELATDAGSATGSGVPAGAFQVPNDLGERAYAGAAPPPGDRPHRYLFAVLALDVPTLGLNDQVTPAVVNFTALGHVLGRAVLSTTYAH, encoded by the coding sequence ATGAGCCTGCAACGCCCGATCGACCCGGACCCGTACTCGCTGCTGCCCGAGGTCCCCGCGTTCACGCTCACCTCCAAGGACGTCGCCGCCGACGAGCAGCTGGACCTCGCGCACGTCCACAGCGGGATGGGAGCGGGCGGCGGGAACCGCTCCCCGCAGCTGAGCTGGGAGGGCTTCCCCGCCGGGACGCAGAGCTTCGTGGTCACCTGCTTCGACCCGGACGCCCCGATCCCGGGCGGGTTCTGGCACTGGACGCTGGTGGACGTGCCCGCCGCGGTGACCGAGCTGGCCACCGACGCCGGTTCCGCCACGGGCTCGGGCGTGCCCGCCGGCGCGTTCCAGGTGCCGAACGACCTCGGCGAGCGCGCCTACGCGGGCGCCGCGCCGCCGCCCGGAGACCGGCCGCACCGCTACCTGTTCGCGGTGCTCGCGCTGGACGTGCCCACGCTGGGGCTGAACGACCAGGTGACGCCCGCGGTCGTCAACTTCACCGCGCTCGGCCACGTCCTGGGCCGCGCGGTGCTGTCCACCACCTACGCGCACTGA
- a CDS encoding helix-turn-helix domain-containing protein: MAAELRRHRERAGLSCTAAGARLGVSGSKISRIETGASGVQLDDVTALLRLYQVGERERTALVELARNAGRSAWWQRPSAAPARWRDFLDYESKAVRMHSFEPMLIPGLLQTAEYARAVISGMEPGRCEDELDDLIATRMARQIILSRSRAPLFHAVLEESALRRPIGGRGVMKRQLLHLLVMMESDHVCLRVVPRSVGAYPGLQGSFLLLEYDGEPDVVYVENQHGPAFLDSERTVSSYREVLRDIVRLAHAPDAAGDLIREVLAEH; encoded by the coding sequence GTGGCCGCGGAACTCCGCCGCCACCGCGAGCGCGCCGGGCTCAGCTGCACGGCGGCGGGGGCCCGGCTGGGCGTCTCGGGCAGCAAGATCAGCCGGATCGAGACCGGCGCCAGCGGGGTGCAGCTCGACGACGTCACCGCGCTGCTGCGGCTCTACCAGGTGGGGGAGCGGGAGCGCACCGCGCTGGTGGAGCTGGCGCGCAACGCGGGCCGCTCCGCCTGGTGGCAGCGGCCGTCCGCGGCCCCCGCCCGCTGGCGGGATTTCCTCGACTACGAGAGCAAAGCGGTCCGGATGCACAGTTTCGAACCGATGCTGATCCCGGGCCTGCTGCAGACCGCGGAATACGCGCGGGCCGTCATCTCGGGGATGGAACCCGGGCGTTGCGAGGACGAACTGGACGATCTGATCGCGACCCGGATGGCGCGGCAGATCATTCTGAGCCGTTCCCGCGCGCCGTTGTTCCACGCGGTGCTGGAGGAATCCGCGTTGCGCCGCCCGATCGGCGGCCGGGGGGTGATGAAGCGGCAGCTGCTGCACCTGCTGGTGATGATGGAATCCGATCACGTCTGCCTGCGAGTGGTGCCGCGTTCCGTGGGCGCCTATCCGGGATTGCAGGGGTCATTCCTTCTTCTGGAATATGACGGAGAGCCGGACGTGGTGTACGTGGAGAACCAGCACGGTCCCGCATTCCTGGATTCCGAGCGGACCGTGAGTTCCTACCGGGAGGTGCTGCGGGACATCGTGCGGCTCGCCCACGCCCCCGACGCGGCGGGCGACCTGATCCGCGAGGTCCTCGCCGAGCACTGA
- a CDS encoding S1 family peptidase: MTRTRRTHTRWWSAAGTLAAAALATVAITTPAGAGTAADEPAAAPISTRIVGGEYASTSEYPWVVYLTDSAGNQFCGGTIAAANKVITAAHCVTGGAPPEITVVSGRDDKNSDEGTETAVRDVWVHPDFQNASSGADVAVLTLDRDVTATPLPIATAGDLPEYRPGGATTVLGWGTTTEGGSPSSTLRQAHPPITSDQDCSRAYGGQYDPRGQVCAGLPGGGEDSCQGDSGGPLVAGDKLIGIVSWGNGCARPGQPGVYTRLGAYHDEVQAQLR, encoded by the coding sequence ATGACACGCACACGGCGGACCCACACCCGGTGGTGGTCGGCAGCCGGAACACTCGCCGCGGCCGCGCTGGCCACTGTCGCGATCACGACCCCCGCCGGGGCCGGGACCGCCGCCGACGAGCCCGCCGCCGCGCCGATCAGCACCCGGATCGTCGGCGGCGAGTACGCCAGCACCAGCGAGTACCCGTGGGTCGTGTACCTCACCGACTCGGCGGGCAACCAGTTCTGCGGCGGCACCATCGCGGCCGCGAACAAGGTCATCACCGCCGCGCACTGCGTCACCGGGGGTGCGCCGCCGGAGATCACCGTCGTCTCCGGCCGCGACGACAAGAACAGCGACGAGGGCACCGAGACCGCCGTCCGGGACGTGTGGGTGCACCCCGACTTCCAGAACGCCAGCAGCGGTGCCGACGTCGCCGTGCTCACGCTGGACCGCGACGTCACCGCGACCCCGCTGCCCATCGCGACGGCGGGCGACCTCCCCGAGTACCGGCCGGGCGGAGCCACCACCGTCCTGGGCTGGGGGACCACCACCGAAGGCGGCTCGCCGTCCAGCACGCTCCGCCAGGCGCACCCGCCGATCACCAGCGACCAGGACTGCAGCCGCGCCTACGGCGGGCAGTACGACCCGCGAGGCCAGGTGTGCGCCGGGCTCCCCGGAGGCGGGGAGGACAGCTGCCAGGGCGACTCCGGCGGACCGCTCGTGGCCGGGGACAAGCTGATCGGCATCGTGTCCTGGGGCAACGGCTGCGCCCGCCCCGGCCAGCCCGGCGTCTACACGAGGCTCGGCGCCTACCACGACGAAGTCCAGGCCCAGCTCCGCTGA
- a CDS encoding LysE family translocator: MLLDPTTLPAFLLASAVVVLTPGVDAFLILRTSLRQGIGAGLRALAGIHAASILQVALVICGLGAVITSHPAVLAALKWAGAAYLVYLAAMIVRGLWLTRAETGDGLSGGGATTRPFWQGLLSNITNPKMLLFSLAFLPQFVGSAANPTLQLVLLGAVFLVLAAIWEVTIVLGAARIADRLRRPRFARSLDVISAAAFLTISAGLVAA; encoded by the coding sequence ATGCTGCTGGACCCCACGACCCTGCCGGCGTTCCTGCTCGCCAGCGCAGTGGTGGTGCTGACGCCCGGGGTGGACGCGTTCCTGATCTTGCGGACGTCGCTGCGGCAGGGGATCGGCGCCGGGCTGCGAGCGCTGGCGGGCATCCACGCGGCGAGCATCCTGCAGGTGGCGCTGGTGATCTGCGGGCTCGGCGCGGTGATCACCAGCCACCCGGCGGTGCTGGCGGCGCTGAAGTGGGCCGGCGCCGCGTACCTGGTGTACCTCGCCGCGATGATCGTGCGCGGGTTGTGGCTCACCCGCGCCGAGACCGGCGACGGCCTCTCCGGAGGCGGCGCCACGACCCGGCCGTTCTGGCAGGGCCTGCTGAGCAACATCACGAACCCGAAGATGCTGCTGTTCAGCCTGGCCTTCCTGCCGCAGTTCGTGGGTTCGGCGGCGAACCCGACGCTGCAACTGGTGCTGCTGGGCGCGGTGTTCCTGGTGCTGGCGGCGATCTGGGAGGTCACCATCGTGCTGGGCGCGGCCCGCATCGCCGACCGGCTGCGCCGCCCGCGCTTCGCCCGCTCCCTGGACGTGATCAGCGCGGCGGCCTTCCTCACCATCTCCGCGGGTCTCGTCGCGGCCTGA
- a CDS encoding S1 family peptidase has product MPDRSSPLARIAAGGAAAATAATAALAAPAAADPAQERVLGGTDERAAPWVVALTDQAGRQFCGGTLVTEIKVVTAAHCVDGHDAAELRAVTGRPDLRTTGGADTPVGDVWVHPEFRDVTGGHDVAVLTLAAPVRERPLPMAGADETARYRPGTPARVHGWGRTTENGPTSATLQSVEVPISADADCRAAYPGYEPGTRVCAGPPEGGRDACAGDSGGPLVADGRLIGVVSYGTGCGRPGTPGVYTRISGVADDVAARL; this is encoded by the coding sequence GTGCCCGACCGATCCAGCCCGCTCGCCCGGATCGCCGCCGGAGGCGCTGCCGCCGCCACCGCGGCCACCGCCGCGCTCGCCGCACCGGCCGCCGCCGACCCCGCGCAGGAACGCGTGCTCGGCGGCACCGACGAACGCGCGGCGCCCTGGGTGGTCGCGCTCACCGACCAGGCCGGGCGCCAGTTCTGCGGCGGCACCCTCGTCACCGAGATCAAGGTGGTCACCGCCGCGCACTGCGTGGACGGCCACGACGCGGCGGAGCTGCGCGCCGTCACCGGCCGCCCCGACCTGCGCACCACCGGCGGCGCCGACACGCCCGTCGGCGACGTCTGGGTGCATCCCGAGTTCCGCGACGTCACCGGCGGGCACGACGTGGCGGTGCTGACGCTGGCCGCACCGGTGCGCGAACGACCGCTGCCGATGGCCGGGGCCGACGAGACCGCCCGCTACCGGCCCGGCACCCCGGCGCGGGTGCACGGCTGGGGGCGCACCACCGAGAACGGGCCCACCTCGGCGACGCTGCAGTCCGTCGAGGTGCCGATCAGCGCGGACGCCGACTGCCGCGCCGCCTACCCGGGCTACGAGCCGGGGACGCGGGTCTGCGCGGGCCCGCCCGAAGGCGGCCGGGACGCGTGCGCCGGGGACTCCGGCGGACCGCTCGTCGCCGACGGCAGGCTGATCGGCGTCGTCTCCTACGGCACTGGCTGCGGACGTCCCGGAACACCCGGCGTGTACACCCGGATCTCCGGGGTCGCCGACGACGTCGCCGCGCGGCTCTGA
- a CDS encoding GNAT family N-acetyltransferase produces the protein MTLQPLATAVHRAYTADLDAEDFYRMLRLRVDVFVVEQQCAYPELDGRDLETTTRHFWIDSADGYVLGYLRLLEDPDGTFRIGRVATAKDARGLGLGRKLMRAALAEIQRAPATLSAQTYALEFYRGFGFEPSGEEYLEDGIPHVDMHRYPGSPR, from the coding sequence GTGACCCTGCAACCGCTCGCCACCGCCGTCCACCGCGCCTACACGGCCGACCTCGACGCCGAGGACTTCTACCGCATGCTCCGCTTGCGCGTGGACGTGTTCGTGGTCGAGCAGCAGTGCGCCTACCCGGAACTGGACGGCCGGGACCTGGAGACCACCACCAGGCACTTCTGGATCGACTCCGCCGACGGCTACGTGCTCGGCTACCTGCGCCTGCTCGAAGACCCCGACGGCACCTTCCGCATCGGCCGCGTCGCCACCGCCAAGGACGCCCGCGGCCTCGGGCTCGGGCGCAAGCTGATGCGCGCCGCGCTCGCCGAGATCCAGCGCGCGCCGGCGACGCTGTCCGCGCAGACCTACGCGCTGGAGTTCTACCGCGGATTCGGGTTCGAACCCTCGGGTGAGGAGTATCTCGAAGACGGCATCCCGCACGTCGACATGCACCGATACCCGGGTTCGCCGCGCTGA
- a CDS encoding putative cobaltochelatase, translating into MTAPASPRYPFTAVVGHDDMRLALLLNAVHPRIGGVLVRGEKGTAKSTVVRALASLLPALDVVPGCRFGCEPRRPDPRCPDGPHAEVSGTTRPAELVELPVGATEDRLVGSLDLERALTEGVSAYQPGLLAAAHRGVLYVDEVNLLHDHLVDLLLDAAAMGRAHVEREGVSVTHAASFLLVGTMNPEEGELRPQLLDRFGLTVQVAASRDVTTRTEVVRRRLAFEADPAGFAERWAAEDAALARRIADARSTVESVRLPDAELRRISALCAAFDVDGMRADLVLARTAVAHAAWRGADEVAEADVEAAARLALPHRRRRDPFDEPGVEEDQLQQALEDAAQHAEQEPADDRNAGDDQDSADDQDSGDEPPEGPDDGPGGGGGGAPDGGPDDGPDGPGGGEAPTPPDSPAPNGDGGSRREDGPGQAPANKPPAAPAPAFRARLLEVPGVGEGAPGRRSRARSRSGQTVRASTVDGHGVHLPATLIAAAPHQRTRGRSGPGLVLHRDDVRRSVREGREGNLVLFAVDASGSMAARERMSAVSGAVLSLLRDAYQRRDKVGVVTFRGDQAELALPPTSSVEIAATRMRDLRTGGRTPLATGLLKVHQVIGTERTRDPRRRPLLVLLTDGKATVPAGDGGTGRARAKRAVQDSMRAAGLLAGLGVASVVVDCEQGVVRLGLAAKVATALGGACLRLDELSADAVAGVVRAARGTTAGAA; encoded by the coding sequence ATGACTGCTCCCGCGAGCCCGCGGTACCCGTTCACGGCCGTGGTCGGGCACGACGACATGCGGCTGGCGCTGCTGCTCAACGCGGTGCACCCGCGCATCGGCGGGGTGCTGGTGCGGGGTGAGAAGGGCACCGCGAAGTCGACGGTGGTGCGCGCGCTCGCTTCGCTGCTGCCCGCGCTGGACGTCGTGCCCGGCTGCCGCTTCGGCTGCGAACCGCGGCGACCCGACCCGCGGTGCCCGGACGGCCCGCACGCCGAGGTCTCCGGGACGACACGCCCCGCGGAACTCGTGGAACTTCCGGTCGGCGCCACCGAGGACCGGCTCGTCGGCTCACTCGACCTGGAACGCGCGCTCACCGAAGGCGTCAGCGCCTACCAGCCCGGGCTGCTGGCCGCGGCGCACCGCGGCGTGCTCTACGTGGACGAGGTCAACCTGCTGCACGACCACCTGGTGGACCTGCTGCTGGACGCCGCCGCGATGGGCCGCGCGCACGTGGAGCGGGAAGGCGTGTCGGTGACGCACGCCGCCTCGTTCCTGCTCGTCGGCACCATGAACCCGGAGGAGGGCGAGCTGCGCCCGCAGCTGCTCGACCGGTTCGGCCTCACCGTGCAGGTCGCCGCCTCCCGCGACGTCACCACCCGCACCGAAGTGGTGCGCAGGCGCCTCGCCTTCGAAGCGGACCCGGCCGGCTTCGCCGAGCGGTGGGCCGCCGAGGACGCCGCGCTCGCCCGCCGCATCGCCGACGCCCGGTCCACAGTGGAATCGGTGCGGCTGCCCGACGCCGAGCTGCGGCGGATCTCCGCGCTGTGCGCCGCGTTCGACGTGGACGGGATGCGCGCCGACCTGGTGCTAGCCCGCACCGCCGTGGCGCACGCCGCGTGGCGCGGCGCCGACGAGGTCGCCGAAGCCGACGTGGAGGCCGCGGCCCGGCTCGCGCTGCCGCACCGGCGCCGCCGCGACCCGTTCGACGAACCCGGCGTCGAGGAGGACCAGCTGCAGCAGGCCCTCGAAGACGCCGCCCAGCACGCCGAGCAGGAACCGGCCGACGACCGGAACGCCGGCGACGATCAGGACTCCGCCGACGATCAGGACTCCGGCGACGAACCGCCGGAAGGTCCCGACGACGGCCCCGGCGGAGGCGGTGGTGGGGCGCCCGACGGCGGACCGGACGACGGACCCGACGGGCCCGGTGGCGGCGAAGCCCCCACTCCGCCGGACTCGCCCGCGCCGAACGGCGACGGCGGTTCCCGGCGCGAGGACGGCCCCGGCCAGGCTCCCGCGAACAAGCCCCCGGCCGCGCCCGCGCCCGCGTTCCGCGCCCGGCTGCTCGAAGTCCCCGGCGTCGGCGAAGGCGCCCCCGGCCGGCGGTCCCGCGCCCGCTCCCGCAGCGGGCAGACCGTTCGGGCCTCCACAGTGGACGGTCATGGCGTGCACCTGCCCGCCACCCTGATCGCCGCCGCCCCGCACCAGCGCACCCGCGGCCGCAGCGGCCCCGGCCTCGTGCTGCACCGCGACGACGTCCGGCGCTCCGTCCGCGAAGGACGCGAAGGCAACCTCGTGCTCTTCGCCGTCGACGCCTCCGGCTCCATGGCCGCCCGCGAACGCATGTCCGCCGTCAGCGGCGCCGTGCTCTCGCTGCTGCGCGACGCCTACCAGCGCCGGGACAAGGTCGGCGTGGTCACCTTCCGCGGCGACCAGGCCGAACTCGCGCTGCCGCCCACCTCCTCCGTGGAGATCGCCGCCACCCGGATGCGCGACCTGCGCACCGGCGGCCGCACCCCGCTCGCCACCGGTCTGCTCAAGGTCCACCAGGTCATCGGCACCGAACGCACCCGGGACCCGCGGCGGCGCCCGCTGCTGGTGCTGCTCACCGACGGCAAGGCCACGGTTCCCGCCGGTGACGGCGGAACCGGGCGCGCCCGCGCGAAGCGCGCGGTGCAGGACTCCATGCGCGCCGCCGGACTGCTCGCCGGGCTCGGCGTCGCCTCCGTCGTCGTCGACTGCGAGCAGGGCGTGGTGCGGCTCGGCCTCGCCGCCAAGGTCGCGACCGCGCTCGGCGGGGCCTGCCTCCGGCTCGACGAGCTCTCCGCCGACGCCGTCGCCGGAGTCGTCCGCGCCGCCCGCGGCACCACCGCCGGCGCAGCTTGA
- the cobO gene encoding cob(I)yrinic acid a,c-diamide adenosyltransferase, producing the protein MPQGKPNVVPQDGLTTRQRRNRPLLLVHTGEMKGKSTSAFGLALRGWNQGWSIGVFQFVKSAKWKVGEESAFRALGKLHDETGEGGPVEWHKMGEGWSWARKQGSEEDHAAAALEGWREIARRLGEERHGMYVLDEFTYPLHWGWIDVGEVVRTLRDRPGHQHVVITGRNAPQELVDAADLVLETTKVKHPMDAGQKGQKGIEW; encoded by the coding sequence ATGCCTCAGGGAAAGCCGAACGTCGTTCCGCAGGACGGTCTCACCACGCGGCAGCGTCGCAACCGTCCGCTGCTGCTCGTGCACACCGGGGAGATGAAGGGCAAGTCCACCAGCGCCTTCGGGCTCGCGCTGCGCGGCTGGAACCAGGGCTGGTCCATCGGGGTGTTCCAGTTCGTGAAGTCGGCGAAGTGGAAGGTCGGCGAGGAGAGCGCGTTCCGCGCCCTGGGCAAGCTGCACGACGAGACCGGTGAAGGCGGCCCCGTCGAATGGCACAAGATGGGCGAAGGCTGGTCCTGGGCCCGCAAGCAGGGCAGCGAAGAGGACCACGCCGCCGCCGCGCTCGAAGGCTGGCGGGAGATCGCCCGCCGCCTCGGCGAGGAACGGCACGGCATGTACGTCCTCGACGAGTTCACCTACCCGCTGCACTGGGGCTGGATCGACGTCGGCGAAGTCGTCCGGACGCTGCGCGACCGGCCCGGCCACCAGCACGTCGTGATCACCGGCCGCAACGCTCCCCAGGAGCTCGTCGACGCCGCCGACCTGGTCCTGGAGACCACGAAGGTCAAGCACCCGATGGACGCCGGGCAGAAGGGCCAGAAGGGCATCGAGTGGTGA
- a CDS encoding cobyrinate a,c-diamide synthase — MSPRVVIAAPGSGQGKTTVATGLLGALRRRSLRVAPFKVGPDYIDPGYHHVASGLPGRNLDPVLVGEERIAPLFRHGSAGADLAVAEGVMGLFDGKIDGPGPGDEPAFGSTAHVAGLLRAPVVLVVDAQGQSQSIAALLHGFRSFQPGVRLAGVILNRVGSPRHEQVLRDAADSVGLPVLGALGRTGGLSVPSRHLGLVTATEHGGAATDAVEAMSDAVESGVDLDAVIALARSAPALDGPAWDAAAEVVPVPDRPVIAVAGGPAFTFAYTEHVELLTAAGAEVAVLDPLRDEELPAGTRGLVLPGGFPEQHAAALSANSALRAEITRFAATGAPIHAECGGLLYLAEELDGHPLCGVIPARAEMSPRLTLGYRDAVAATDSALSSAGTRFTGHEFHRTRLEPGSGGQPAWYWRDGAAVAEGFVRGGLHASYLHTHPAGAPEAVSRFVTRCSRTVTGGAGTAV, encoded by the coding sequence GTGAGCCCGCGCGTCGTCATCGCCGCGCCCGGCTCGGGGCAGGGCAAGACGACGGTGGCGACCGGTCTGCTCGGCGCGCTGCGCCGCCGGTCGCTGCGGGTCGCGCCGTTCAAGGTCGGCCCCGACTACATCGACCCCGGCTACCACCACGTCGCCTCCGGGCTGCCCGGCCGGAACCTGGACCCGGTGCTGGTGGGGGAGGAGCGGATCGCGCCGCTGTTCCGGCACGGCAGCGCCGGTGCCGACCTGGCCGTCGCCGAAGGCGTGATGGGCCTGTTCGACGGCAAGATCGACGGGCCGGGTCCGGGCGACGAACCGGCCTTCGGCTCCACCGCGCACGTCGCGGGCCTGCTGCGCGCCCCGGTGGTGCTCGTCGTCGACGCGCAGGGGCAGTCGCAGAGCATCGCCGCGCTGCTGCACGGGTTCCGCAGCTTCCAGCCCGGGGTGCGGCTGGCCGGCGTGATCCTCAACCGGGTCGGTTCGCCGCGCCACGAGCAGGTGCTGCGGGACGCGGCGGACTCGGTGGGGCTTCCGGTGCTCGGCGCGCTCGGCCGCACCGGCGGGCTCAGCGTCCCGTCCCGGCACCTCGGGCTGGTCACCGCCACCGAGCACGGCGGCGCCGCCACCGACGCCGTCGAAGCCATGTCGGACGCGGTCGAGTCCGGGGTGGACCTGGACGCGGTGATCGCGCTCGCGCGCAGCGCCCCCGCCCTGGACGGGCCCGCGTGGGACGCCGCCGCCGAAGTGGTGCCCGTCCCGGACCGCCCGGTGATCGCCGTGGCGGGCGGGCCCGCGTTCACCTTCGCCTACACCGAGCACGTCGAACTGCTCACCGCCGCCGGAGCCGAGGTCGCGGTGCTCGACCCGCTGCGCGACGAGGAGCTGCCCGCGGGCACCCGCGGGCTCGTGCTGCCCGGCGGGTTCCCCGAGCAGCACGCCGCGGCGCTGTCCGCGAACTCCGCGCTGCGGGCGGAGATCACCCGGTTCGCGGCCACCGGCGCCCCGATCCACGCCGAGTGCGGCGGGCTGCTGTACCTCGCCGAGGAGCTCGACGGGCATCCGCTGTGCGGGGTGATCCCGGCGCGCGCGGAGATGTCACCGCGGCTCACCCTCGGCTACCGGGATGCCGTCGCCGCCACCGACTCCGCGCTGAGCAGCGCCGGAACCCGGTTCACCGGCCACGAATTCCACCGCACCCGGCTCGAACCGGGCAGCGGCGGGCAGCCCGCCTGGTACTGGCGGGACGGCGCGGCCGTCGCGGAAGGATTCGTGCGCGGCGGGCTGCACGCTTCTTACCTGCACACCCATCCGGCCGGTGCGCCGGAGGCGGTGTCGCGGTTCGTGACCCGCTGTTCCCGGACGGTGACGGGCGGTGCGGGTACGGCCGTGTAG